The following proteins are encoded in a genomic region of Enterocloster clostridioformis:
- the uvrA gene encoding excinuclease ABC subunit UvrA, with amino-acid sequence MAKQYIKIRGANEHNLKDISVDIPRNELVVLTGLSGSGKSSLAFDTIYAEGQRRYMESLSSYARQFLGQMEKPDVESIEGLSPAISIDQKSTNRNPRSTVGTVTEIYDYMRLLYARIGIPHCPKCGKEIHKQTIDQMVDQIMSMPERTKIQLLAPVVRGRKGEHVKVLDQARKSGYVRVRIDGSLYELSEEIRLEKNIKHNIEIVVDRLIVKEGIEKRLTDSIETVMALSGGLMMVDVSGGEPVNFSQSFSCPDCAVSIDEVEPRSFSFNNPFGACPECFGLGYKMEFDEDLMIPDKSLSIDQGAIVVMGWQSCADKGSFTRAILEALSEAYDFRLDTPFQDYPKEIHDVLLYGTGGREVKVRYKSQRGEGVYDVAFEGLIENVNRRYKETFSETSKAEYETYMRITPCPVCKGQRLKKESLAVTVGGMNIYEATNMSIVRFKEFMDGLKLTPMQETIGASILKEIRARICFLIDVGLDYLSLSRATGTLSGGEAQRIRLATQIGSGLVGVAYILDEPSIGLHQRDNDKLLKTLTHLRDLGNSVLVVEHDEDTMRAADCIVDIGPGAGEHGGKVIAMGTAEEIMKNPDSITGAYLSGRLKIPVPAERRKPTGWITVKGAAENNLKNINVDIPLGIMTCVTGVSGSGKSSLVNEIVYKSLARKLNRARTIPGRHKCIEGVEQLDKIIDIDQSPIGRTPRSNPATYTGVFDLIRDLFASTPDAKAKGYSKGRFSFNVKGGRCEACGGDGIIKIEMHFLPDVYVPCEVCGGKRYNRETLDVKYKGKNIYDVLNMTVEEALKFFENVPSVTRKIQTLYDVGLGYIRLGQPSTELSGGEAQRIKLATELSKRGTGKTIYILDEPTTGLHFADVHKLIDILHRLSEGGNTVVVIEHNLDVIKTADYIIDIGPEGGDKGGTVIAKGTPEEVARCPVSYTGMYVKKYLN; translated from the coding sequence ATGGCAAAGCAGTACATTAAAATCCGCGGGGCGAATGAGCATAATCTGAAGGATATTTCCGTGGATATACCAAGAAATGAGCTGGTGGTCCTTACGGGACTGTCCGGTTCAGGCAAATCATCCCTGGCTTTTGACACCATTTATGCAGAAGGGCAGAGGCGTTATATGGAGTCCCTGTCTTCCTATGCCAGGCAGTTCCTGGGACAGATGGAGAAGCCGGATGTGGAGAGCATAGAGGGGCTGTCACCGGCCATTTCCATTGACCAGAAGTCCACCAACCGGAATCCCCGTTCCACTGTGGGAACGGTCACGGAAATCTACGACTACATGAGACTTTTATATGCCAGAATCGGTATACCCCACTGTCCGAAATGCGGCAAGGAGATACACAAACAGACCATTGACCAGATGGTGGACCAGATTATGTCCATGCCTGAGCGGACTAAAATCCAGCTGCTGGCCCCTGTGGTCAGAGGGCGCAAGGGCGAGCATGTGAAGGTGCTGGACCAGGCCAGAAAAAGCGGCTATGTGAGGGTCCGCATTGACGGCAGCCTCTACGAGCTCTCAGAGGAAATCAGGCTGGAGAAGAACATCAAGCACAACATTGAAATCGTGGTGGACCGTCTGATTGTGAAGGAAGGCATTGAGAAAAGGCTTACGGATTCCATAGAAACGGTCATGGCCCTGAGCGGCGGACTGATGATGGTGGATGTGAGCGGCGGCGAGCCGGTGAATTTCAGCCAGAGCTTTTCCTGTCCTGACTGCGCGGTCAGCATTGACGAGGTGGAGCCCAGGAGCTTTTCCTTCAACAATCCCTTCGGAGCCTGTCCGGAGTGTTTTGGACTGGGGTATAAGATGGAATTTGATGAGGACCTGATGATTCCCGATAAGTCGCTGTCCATAGACCAGGGCGCAATCGTGGTTATGGGATGGCAGTCCTGCGCGGACAAGGGCAGCTTTACAAGGGCAATCCTGGAGGCGCTGTCTGAAGCCTATGATTTCAGGCTGGATACGCCTTTCCAGGATTATCCCAAGGAAATCCACGACGTGCTGTTATACGGAACCGGAGGCCGGGAGGTGAAGGTCCGCTACAAGAGCCAGAGAGGCGAAGGCGTCTATGACGTGGCGTTTGAGGGACTGATTGAGAATGTAAACCGCCGGTATAAGGAGACTTTTTCCGAGACGTCCAAGGCGGAATATGAGACCTATATGCGGATTACCCCCTGCCCGGTTTGTAAGGGGCAGAGGCTTAAGAAGGAGTCCCTTGCGGTTACGGTGGGCGGAATGAACATATATGAAGCTACCAACATGTCCATTGTACGGTTTAAGGAATTTATGGACGGGCTGAAGCTGACTCCCATGCAGGAGACCATAGGCGCTTCTATTCTGAAGGAAATCAGAGCCAGGATATGCTTTCTCATTGACGTGGGACTGGATTATCTTTCCCTGTCGCGTGCCACGGGCACCTTGTCAGGCGGAGAGGCCCAGCGCATCCGTCTGGCTACCCAGATAGGCTCCGGCCTGGTGGGCGTGGCCTATATTCTGGACGAGCCCAGCATCGGACTCCATCAGCGGGATAATGACAAGCTCCTTAAGACGCTGACCCATCTCCGGGATTTGGGCAACAGCGTATTGGTGGTGGAGCATGACGAGGACACCATGCGGGCCGCGGACTGTATCGTGGACATCGGACCCGGCGCGGGAGAGCACGGCGGAAAGGTCATTGCCATGGGAACGGCCGAGGAAATCATGAAGAATCCGGATTCCATTACCGGAGCTTACTTAAGCGGGCGCCTGAAGATTCCGGTGCCTGCCGAGAGAAGGAAGCCCACGGGCTGGATTACGGTAAAGGGCGCTGCAGAGAACAATTTAAAGAACATCAACGTGGACATTCCCCTGGGAATCATGACGTGTGTGACCGGTGTATCTGGTTCCGGAAAAAGTTCCCTTGTGAACGAAATCGTTTATAAATCCCTGGCAAGGAAGTTAAACAGAGCCAGAACCATACCGGGCAGGCACAAGTGCATCGAGGGCGTGGAGCAGCTGGATAAGATTATCGACATCGACCAGTCGCCCATCGGGCGTACTCCCAGGTCCAACCCGGCTACCTACACAGGCGTATTCGACCTCATAAGGGACTTGTTCGCATCTACCCCGGACGCCAAGGCAAAGGGGTATAGCAAGGGAAGGTTCAGCTTCAACGTAAAGGGCGGACGGTGCGAAGCGTGCGGCGGAGACGGCATCATCAAGATTGAAATGCATTTCCTGCCGGATGTATATGTGCCCTGCGAGGTCTGCGGCGGCAAACGGTATAACCGTGAGACCCTGGACGTGAAGTACAAGGGAAAGAATATCTACGATGTGCTGAATATGACCGTGGAGGAAGCGCTTAAGTTCTTTGAGAATGTGCCCTCTGTCACCAGGAAGATACAGACCCTGTATGACGTGGGACTGGGGTACATCCGGCTGGGACAGCCGTCCACGGAGCTGTCCGGCGGCGAGGCCCAGAGAATCAAGCTGGCCACGGAGCTGTCCAAGAGAGGCACGGGAAAGACTATTTATATCCTGGACGAGCCCACCACAGGACTCCATTTCGCAGATGTCCATAAGCTGATTGATATACTTCACAGGCTGTCGGAGGGCGGCAATACGGTTGTGGTTATTGAGCACAATCTGGATGTAATCAAGACAGCGGATTATATCATCGACATTGGTCCGGAGGGCGGGGACAAGGGCGGAACGGTCATAGCCAAGGGAACACCGGAGGAAGTGGCCCGGTGTCCGGTGTCCTATACGGGAATGTATGTAAAGAAATATCTGAATTGA
- a CDS encoding DegT/DnrJ/EryC1/StrS aminotransferase yields MKQIGGFFTYEPLPETENHYLENLCPPGGSLRFFMSGRCANYYALQDICLTDTRKAAYVPVYTCETVLAPFLKAGYELLFYDVSKDLTPIFDERVLDRISVVNLCGYYGFCSYDREFIRKCSERGIIIVEDTTHSLFSSDGVDPHCDYVVGSMRKWIGVPAGGFAIKRKGSFSLPVLPPDETHLSMRSISMRGKQQLLQSGTPDPQAIQKFNDTFWDAEMMLRRIFDSYGSDRDSEYIIRHYDFEQLKQRRRANYQYLLDHMPEHPQLTVIFPVLKKGTVPSHFTVYAEDRDMVQSYLAGRGIKTTTYWPQGPMVDTEGHGDAAYIYSHVLSFTCDQRYETEDMEYICRQIEDMPEK; encoded by the coding sequence TTGAAACAGATTGGCGGATTTTTTACATATGAACCACTGCCCGAAACTGAAAACCATTATCTGGAAAACCTATGCCCTCCAGGGGGAAGCCTGCGCTTTTTCATGTCCGGCAGATGTGCCAACTACTATGCGCTACAGGATATCTGCCTGACCGACACCAGAAAGGCGGCCTATGTGCCTGTCTACACCTGTGAGACAGTCCTTGCCCCTTTCCTGAAAGCCGGCTATGAACTTTTATTCTACGATGTATCTAAGGATTTGACACCCATCTTCGACGAAAGGGTCCTGGACCGCATCAGCGTCGTCAATCTCTGCGGCTATTACGGCTTTTGCAGCTACGACAGGGAATTTATACGGAAATGCTCTGAACGGGGCATCATTATTGTGGAGGATACGACCCACTCCCTCTTCTCATCTGACGGTGTTGACCCTCACTGTGATTACGTGGTGGGCAGTATGCGGAAATGGATTGGAGTACCGGCCGGCGGATTTGCCATTAAAAGGAAAGGTAGCTTTTCCCTTCCCGTCCTGCCCCCTGACGAGACTCATCTTTCCATGCGCAGTATTTCCATGAGAGGCAAACAGCAGCTTCTCCAATCAGGAACTCCCGACCCCCAGGCCATACAGAAGTTCAATGATACCTTCTGGGACGCCGAGATGATGCTGCGCCGCATCTTTGATTCCTATGGAAGCGACCGGGATTCAGAGTATATCATACGGCACTATGACTTTGAGCAGCTGAAACAGAGACGCCGCGCCAACTATCAGTATCTGCTGGATCATATGCCGGAACACCCCCAGCTTACCGTGATATTCCCGGTTCTAAAAAAAGGCACTGTTCCCAGCCACTTTACCGTGTATGCAGAGGACAGGGACATGGTTCAGTCCTATCTGGCGGGACGCGGCATCAAGACCACCACCTATTGGCCCCAGGGCCCCATGGTGGACACCGAAGGCCATGGCGACGCGGCCTACATATACAGCCATGTGCTGTCCTTTACCTGCGACCAGAGATACGAAACTGAGGATATGGAGTATATCTGCAGACAGATAGAGGACATGCCTGAAAAATAA
- a CDS encoding GntR family transcriptional regulator, with translation MDKEKKRSLSEVAADYVREQILQGKLAQREKLVENDIAVKLGMSRGPVRDALKQLMYEGFLDYETNKGYSVSMLSPKDAYEIFFLRGNLENLALERCGGRLLSDSIFLMEDAVLAMKEAVAEDDMGKIIKYDEIFHKQILLSGQMERLTSLWETLSPLNGAMFYTIKQINEYVSEMQADLDQEDIAAQAGRRGNNYLEHKWLLEILQRGNLEQSRSAINSHYIANGERIYRIGMKMKNQELFYHV, from the coding sequence ATGGATAAGGAAAAAAAACGAAGTCTTTCAGAGGTGGCAGCAGATTATGTAAGGGAACAGATTCTTCAGGGAAAGCTGGCCCAGAGAGAAAAGCTTGTTGAAAATGATATAGCGGTAAAGCTGGGAATGAGCCGGGGGCCGGTGCGGGATGCGCTGAAGCAGCTGATGTACGAGGGATTTCTGGATTATGAGACCAATAAAGGGTATTCTGTCTCCATGCTTTCGCCCAAGGACGCCTATGAGATATTCTTTCTGCGCGGCAACCTGGAGAACCTGGCCCTGGAGCGGTGCGGGGGACGTCTGCTGAGCGACAGTATTTTTCTCATGGAGGATGCGGTGCTGGCCATGAAGGAGGCTGTGGCAGAGGACGACATGGGGAAAATCATCAAGTATGATGAGATATTCCATAAACAGATTTTATTATCAGGCCAGATGGAGCGCCTGACCAGTCTGTGGGAGACACTGAGCCCCTTAAACGGAGCCATGTTCTACACCATCAAACAAATCAATGAGTATGTATCTGAAATGCAGGCGGATTTGGACCAGGAAGATATTGCTGCCCAGGCAGGACGGCGGGGAAACAACTATCTGGAGCATAAATGGCTTTTAGAAATCCTGCAGCGGGGGAACCTTGAACAGTCCAGGAGCGCAATCAATTCCCACTACATAGCCAACGGTGAGAGAATTTACCGGATTGGAATGAAGATGAAGAACCAGGAACTGTTTTATCATGTGTAA
- a CDS encoding ABC transporter permease, producing MYKYVLKRLLMLIPVIIGVTFIVFFILNLSPGDPAAIILGDQASAEALAMKRKELGLDDPLLVRYGHYMINMLHGDLGTSYKNNLSVWSQVMERFPNTAVLAVAGILVAILIGIPTGIISARKQYSLMDNTAMLLSLIGVAMPNFWFGLLMVIMFALTLGWLPSQGMGEGFIPLIKSLVLPAVTLGTGAAAMITRMTRSSMLEVIRQDYIDTARAKGVSDKKITTRHMLKNAMIPIITAVGLQFGTLLGGAMLTETVFSWPGLGRLMVDSIKSKDIPMVLGSVIFLAIMFTVVNLAVDIIYAFVDPRIKSQYKRK from the coding sequence ATGTACAAGTATGTGTTAAAAAGACTGCTTATGCTGATTCCGGTCATCATCGGCGTGACGTTCATTGTGTTTTTCATTCTGAACCTGTCACCGGGCGACCCGGCGGCAATCATTCTGGGTGACCAGGCATCAGCCGAGGCACTGGCCATGAAGAGGAAGGAGCTGGGACTGGACGACCCTCTGCTGGTCCGTTACGGACATTACATGATTAACATGCTTCACGGCGACCTGGGTACATCCTATAAAAATAACCTGAGCGTATGGTCACAGGTCATGGAGCGGTTTCCCAACACAGCGGTGCTGGCAGTGGCAGGTATCCTGGTAGCCATTCTGATTGGAATTCCCACGGGAATCATTTCCGCCAGGAAACAGTACTCCCTGATGGATAATACAGCCATGCTGCTCTCGCTGATTGGCGTGGCCATGCCTAACTTCTGGTTCGGCCTGCTGATGGTTATTATGTTCGCATTGACCCTGGGCTGGCTGCCTTCACAGGGAATGGGGGAGGGATTCATACCTCTCATCAAAAGCCTTGTCCTTCCGGCGGTGACGCTGGGCACGGGGGCTGCAGCCATGATTACGCGTATGACACGTTCATCCATGCTGGAAGTTATCCGGCAGGATTACATAGACACTGCCAGGGCAAAGGGCGTTTCCGATAAGAAAATCACCACACGCCATATGCTTAAGAATGCCATGATTCCGATTATCACGGCAGTGGGACTTCAGTTTGGCACTCTTTTGGGAGGCGCCATGCTGACAGAGACCGTATTTTCCTGGCCGGGCCTGGGACGTCTCATGGTGGATTCCATCAAGTCAAAAGATATTCCCATGGTATTGGGGTCTGTTATCTTTCTGGCAATCATGTTTACCGTGGTCAATCTGGCGGTAGACATCATATACGCCTTTGTGGACCCGAGAATTAAATCACAATACAAGAGAAAGTAG